CCCTCTCGAGCGTCATGAAGAACGCCATCGACTGGGCCTCACGCCCCTACGGCCAGGCCTGCGTCACCGGCAAGCGCACCATCGTGCTCGCGGCCTCCGGCTCCCCGTACGCCGCGAAGTGGGCCCGCACCGACGCCGTGCGCGCCCTCCAGGGCGCCGGCGCCGACGTCGTCGAGGACACCTTCGGGGTGGGGACCTCCCACGAGGCCTTCGTCGACGGCACGCTGGTCGACGCCGAGGCCCTCGCCGAGCTGCGGGCCCTCGTCGGCCGCCTCGCCCCCGCCCCCGTCGCCTGACGCACCGCACCGCTTGACCGAAGGGCCGTCGTCCACCGCGGACGGCGGCCCTTCGGGTTGTCTGCCGCAGACGATTTTGCACCATCGGCGAGATAGTGCAGAATGCACTCCATGGCGAATAGTGCAACCCTGGGGCGTCGGCAGACGATCATCGCCGCCGCCCAGCGCCTGGCCGTCAAGCGCGGCTACTCCGGCTTTACCGTCGAGGACCTCGCTGCCGCGGTGGGGTGCTCGCGCCGCACCCTCTTCAACCACGTCTCCTCGAAGGAGGAGGCCGTCCTCGGCGTCCTCCCCGAGATCACCGAGGAGCAGGTCGGCGTCCTGCGCGCCGGCGGCCCGACCGGCGACCTCGTCGAGGACCTCGTCGCGACGATCATCGACTGCCTCGGCGGCGACGACGCGACGGCCGAGGACTGGCAGCGCCTCCAGGACGTCGTGCGCCGCAACCCCGAGCTGCTCGTGCGGGTCCAGGACCACCTCGACGAGCTGCGCGACTCGCTCGTCACCCACCTCGCCGCCCGCGACGGCGTCAGCGAGGAGCAGGCCCGCATCACCCTGTCCGTCACCGCCGCCGTCGTCGGCCTGGCCGTCGAGGGCCTCATCGAGGACCCCGGCGCCGGCAGCCTGCGCGAGCGCACCCACCACAACCTCGCCCTCGCCCGGGAGGTCCTCTCCCCCGCGGGCCGGCCCGGCACCACCGCGCGCCGCTCCACGCAGCCCGGCTGACCCCCTTCGTCCTCCTCCGGCCCCGACGACGTGGCCACCACCCACACGCCCCGAAAGGCACCCACCATGGCCCACGCCCTCTACCGGCTCGGGCGGCTCGCGCACCGGCGCTGGCCCGCCTTCCTCGTCGGTTGGCTCCTCGTCCTCGTCGCCATCGGCGGCGTCGCCACGACGATTGCCAAGCCGATGTCCGACTCCTTCACCATCCCGGGGATCCCCTCCGAGCAGGCCATGGAGCTGCAGCAGGAGCTCTTCCCCGGCGCCGACGACCCGCTGACGACCCCCGCGGGCACCGTCGTCGTGGCCGCCCCGGAGGGCGAGCGGCTCTCCGACCCGGCCAACGCCAAGGCCGTGGAGAACCTCCTCACCGAGCTGCGCCAGGTGCCGCAGGCGGGCGACCCGGAGCAGTTCGTCAACCCCGTCGCCGCGGACCAGGGCGTGACCCAGCAGTACCTCGCGGCGGCGCAGGAGAACGGCACGCCGAAGGAGGTCGCCGAGGCCAACGCCGCGGTCGTCTCCCCGCTGTCCGAGGACGGACGGGCCGGCCTGATCCAGTGGACCTTCGACGCGAAGTCGGTCACCGACGTCGAGCCGGCCACCAAGGACGCCGTCCACGCGGCCGTCGAGGACGCCCGCGACGCCGGGCTCGAGG
Above is a window of Janibacter cremeus DNA encoding:
- a CDS encoding NADPH-dependent FMN reductase — protein: MNVIVLVGSLRADSTNRQLAQNAIAQLPEGSTARVFDRVAELPHYSEDLDAEGRAPAVAEELRGAIADADALIAVTPEYNGTLSSVMKNAIDWASRPYGQACVTGKRTIVLAASGSPYAAKWARTDAVRALQGAGADVVEDTFGVGTSHEAFVDGTLVDAEALAELRALVGRLAPAPVA
- a CDS encoding TetR/AcrR family transcriptional regulator, encoding MANSATLGRRQTIIAAAQRLAVKRGYSGFTVEDLAAAVGCSRRTLFNHVSSKEEAVLGVLPEITEEQVGVLRAGGPTGDLVEDLVATIIDCLGGDDATAEDWQRLQDVVRRNPELLVRVQDHLDELRDSLVTHLAARDGVSEEQARITLSVTAAVVGLAVEGLIEDPGAGSLRERTHHNLALAREVLSPAGRPGTTARRSTQPG